A DNA window from Actinomadura coerulea contains the following coding sequences:
- a CDS encoding RNA polymerase sigma factor, whose amino-acid sequence MIERVFREEHGRAVAVLVRVFGDVDAAEEAVQEAFAEAVRRWPREGTPAAPAGWIITTARNKAIDRLRREAARAGKYAQAVLLNAAEPVEAAAVEDDRLRLIFTCCHPALGMEARVALTLRLLGGLSTAEIARAFLVPEKTMAQRLVRAKAKIRDAGIPYRVPEEGELPGRLSGVLAVVYLVFNEGYGGREELGAEAVRLGRVLRELMPDEPEVLGLLALMLLVESRRGARRRDGELVLLADQDRGLWDRELVEEGQALVRRCLQIGRPGPYQIQAAINAVHGDAARAEDTRWDQVLQLYDQLMVVATSPVVALNRAVVVGEVRGAGAALELVEGLHLGRYYLFHAVRADLLRRLGRDAEAAEAYEEALRLTEDEAERAFLRRRRAAVSG is encoded by the coding sequence GTGATCGAGCGGGTCTTCCGGGAGGAGCACGGGCGGGCGGTGGCCGTGCTGGTCCGGGTGTTCGGCGATGTGGACGCCGCCGAGGAGGCGGTCCAGGAGGCGTTCGCCGAGGCGGTGCGCCGGTGGCCGCGGGAGGGGACGCCGGCCGCCCCGGCCGGGTGGATCATCACGACGGCGCGGAACAAGGCGATCGACCGGCTGCGGCGGGAGGCGGCGCGGGCCGGGAAGTACGCGCAGGCCGTGCTGCTCAACGCGGCGGAGCCGGTCGAGGCGGCCGCGGTGGAGGACGATCGGCTGCGGCTGATCTTCACGTGCTGCCATCCGGCGCTGGGGATGGAGGCGCGGGTCGCCCTGACGCTCCGGTTGCTGGGCGGGCTGTCGACTGCGGAGATCGCGCGGGCGTTCCTGGTGCCGGAGAAGACGATGGCGCAGCGGCTGGTGCGGGCGAAGGCGAAGATCCGGGACGCGGGGATCCCGTACCGGGTGCCGGAGGAGGGGGAGCTGCCCGGGCGGCTGTCCGGCGTGCTGGCGGTCGTCTATCTGGTGTTCAACGAGGGGTACGGCGGGCGCGAGGAGCTGGGGGCCGAGGCGGTTCGGCTGGGGCGGGTGCTGCGGGAGCTGATGCCGGACGAGCCCGAGGTGCTGGGGCTGCTGGCGTTGATGCTGCTCGTCGAGTCCCGCAGGGGCGCCCGGCGGCGGGACGGGGAGCTGGTGCTGCTGGCCGACCAGGATCGCGGGCTCTGGGACCGGGAGCTCGTGGAGGAGGGGCAGGCGCTGGTGCGGAGGTGCCTCCAGATCGGACGGCCCGGGCCCTACCAGATCCAGGCGGCGATCAACGCGGTGCACGGGGACGCGGCGCGGGCCGAGGACACGCGGTGGGATCAGGTTCTCCAGTTGTACGACCAGTTGATGGTCGTGGCGACCAGTCCCGTGGTGGCGCTCAATCGGGCTGTGGTGGTCGGTGAGGTACGGGGGGCCGGGGCCGCGCTGGAGCTGGTGGAGGGGCTCCATCTGGGCCGGTACTACCTGTTTCATGCGGTGCGTGCTGATCTGCTGAGGCGGCTCGGGCGGGACGCGGAAGCCGCTGAGGCTTACGAGGAGGCCCTGCGGCTCACGGAGGACGAGGCCGAGCGGGCGTTCCTCAGGAGGCGGCGGGCCGCGGTCTCCGGTTGA
- a CDS encoding YciI family protein, with product MKSYVLNIIQPVGEVPPPEVLEPIMARLAEVRRDLERQECWVFGRGLEQPEASTVVCMRGDEMIATDGPWTEGKEHIGGLAIVKVKDLDAALKVAARFTQVTGLPIEVRPFLGEG from the coding sequence ATGAAGTCCTACGTGCTCAACATCATCCAGCCGGTGGGGGAGGTGCCGCCGCCGGAGGTGCTGGAGCCGATCATGGCGCGGCTGGCCGAGGTGCGGCGGGATCTGGAGCGGCAGGAGTGCTGGGTGTTCGGGCGGGGGCTGGAGCAGCCGGAGGCGAGCACCGTGGTGTGCATGCGGGGGGACGAGATGATCGCGACGGACGGGCCGTGGACGGAGGGCAAGGAGCACATCGGCGGGCTCGCCATCGTCAAGGTGAAGGACCTGGACGCGGCGCTGAAGGTGGCGGCGAGGTTCACGCAGGTGACCGGGTTGCCGATCGAGGTGCGGCCGTTCCTGGGCGAGGGGTGA
- a CDS encoding tyrosine-type recombinase/integrase, translating to MTKTALANPEEPRRPGKSKLRDGVMKRGKTWSYVIRVTDPETGVSKPKWVGGFPTEDAAKEARDEARVRARRGEYIDRNAITVGEYLDEWLDAHAVEIKPKTLANYRYLIDRHVRPNIGGLRLQAVRPGQITKLYRDLLTVGGRKGAGLSPRTIAHVHSVLRKAFGDAVRVDELIASNPTERAKRPRLHHGEPGKVWTPAQLRAFLVSAEGHRLSAFFHLAAYTGARRGELLNLRWPDVDLDGASIHIKGSVGFVAGERIEGTTKSGRSRVVSLDPGTVDVLKAHRKRQLADKLKAGEFWKGAEDGHVFATGWGEPVHPDTVSSLMATLIKEHNAADGVTPLPHARLHDLRHVHATTLLLAGVPVHVVAARLGHADPAITLRVYAHVVSEQLAEAATIFADRIDGAA from the coding sequence ATGACCAAGACCGCTCTCGCCAACCCCGAAGAGCCACGCCGGCCCGGTAAGTCCAAGCTTCGTGACGGCGTGATGAAGCGGGGCAAGACCTGGTCCTACGTCATCCGCGTCACGGACCCCGAAACCGGCGTCTCGAAACCCAAATGGGTCGGCGGCTTCCCGACCGAAGATGCCGCCAAGGAAGCGCGCGACGAGGCACGTGTGAGGGCGCGGCGGGGTGAGTACATCGACCGCAACGCCATCACTGTGGGCGAGTACCTGGACGAGTGGCTCGACGCTCACGCGGTCGAGATCAAGCCCAAGACCCTGGCCAACTACCGGTACCTGATCGACCGGCACGTCCGGCCCAACATCGGCGGCCTGCGGCTCCAGGCCGTCCGGCCCGGCCAGATCACCAAGCTCTACCGCGACCTCCTCACCGTGGGCGGCCGAAAGGGTGCGGGGCTCTCGCCTCGGACGATCGCGCATGTGCACTCGGTACTTCGGAAGGCGTTCGGTGACGCTGTCCGGGTTGATGAGCTGATCGCGTCCAACCCCACCGAGCGCGCGAAGCGGCCTCGGCTGCACCACGGTGAGCCGGGGAAGGTCTGGACGCCTGCGCAGCTCCGGGCCTTCCTCGTCTCCGCTGAGGGCCATCGGCTGTCGGCCTTCTTCCACCTGGCCGCCTACACCGGTGCTCGCCGCGGTGAGCTGCTCAACCTGCGGTGGCCGGACGTCGACCTCGACGGGGCCTCGATCCACATCAAGGGGTCGGTGGGGTTCGTCGCCGGCGAGCGCATCGAGGGGACGACCAAGAGCGGCCGGTCTCGCGTCGTGAGCCTTGATCCCGGCACGGTCGACGTCCTCAAGGCCCATCGCAAGCGCCAGCTCGCCGACAAGCTCAAGGCCGGTGAGTTCTGGAAGGGCGCAGAGGACGGCCACGTGTTCGCCACAGGATGGGGTGAGCCGGTCCACCCGGACACGGTCTCGTCCCTCATGGCCACGCTGATCAAAGAGCACAACGCGGCGGACGGTGTGACGCCTCTCCCCCACGCAAGGCTCCACGACCTCCGCCACGTCCACGCGACGACTCTGCTCCTGGCGGGCGTTCCCGTCCACGTCGTCGCGGCCCGGCTTGGGCACGCTGACCCGGCGATCACGCTTCGGGTCTACGCGCACGTCGTCAGCGAGCAGCTCGCCGAAGCGGCCACGATCTTCGCCGACAGGATCGACGGCGCGGCGTAG
- a CDS encoding helix-turn-helix domain-containing protein — protein sequence MPKLLLTVPEAAKALAISRSKLYELLASGAVRSVRIDGARRIPLNALNDYVNALMEEAA from the coding sequence GTGCCCAAGCTCCTGCTGACCGTCCCCGAAGCGGCCAAAGCGCTGGCCATCTCGCGCAGCAAGCTCTACGAACTCCTCGCCTCCGGCGCCGTCCGCTCCGTCCGCATCGATGGTGCGCGCCGCATCCCGCTCAACGCCCTCAACGACTACGTCAACGCTCTGATGGAAGAGGCAGCCTGA
- a CDS encoding replication initiator produces the protein MANRYNRADFRAWARRAHSTGGCAQPVHLRGRVTHLDPQTGEILRHYSTAQEPGGTLRVACKTRRASRCPACAETYRADTYQLVRAGLVGGKGVPDTVSTHPAAFVTLTAPSFGPVHTRRTGKAGGVVACRPRRDGGTCPHGRPVSCTVRHSDGDPRLGQPICPDCFDYAGAVLWNAHAPELWRRFALAFRRYVARSAGLRVSDLRDVLTVSFAKVAEYQRRGLVHFHAVIRLDGPGGPDAQPPAWATLDLLKAAVDHSVGAVTVSSPAAGDVPALTHAWGSQVDVRPITTSGELTDAAVAGYIAKYATKAAECVGTLDRRIRPTDELTDLPVSGHARRLIAECLRLGALEEFAGLRLAEWAHMLGFRGHFSTKSRRYSTTLGALRMARIEHNQQQHDEITTGRLPFDDDQVLVVAHWRYLGQGMTPGEALLTAALTGKPMPALSTDERSFACPSSC, from the coding sequence ATGGCCAACCGGTACAACCGCGCCGACTTCCGCGCCTGGGCACGCCGCGCACACTCCACCGGCGGTTGTGCCCAACCCGTCCACCTGCGGGGCCGCGTCACCCACCTGGACCCCCAGACCGGCGAGATCCTCCGGCACTACTCCACCGCCCAAGAGCCGGGCGGGACACTGCGGGTGGCGTGCAAGACCCGGCGCGCGTCCCGGTGCCCGGCGTGCGCCGAGACCTACCGCGCCGACACCTACCAACTCGTCCGCGCTGGCCTGGTCGGCGGCAAGGGTGTCCCGGACACCGTGAGCACTCACCCGGCGGCGTTCGTCACGCTCACCGCGCCCTCGTTCGGGCCCGTCCACACCCGCCGCACCGGCAAGGCCGGCGGCGTGGTCGCCTGCCGTCCTCGACGCGATGGCGGGACGTGTCCGCACGGGCGGCCGGTCTCCTGCACCGTCCGGCACAGCGACGGTGACCCGCGCCTCGGGCAACCGATCTGCCCGGACTGCTTCGACTACGCGGGCGCGGTGTTGTGGAATGCGCACGCTCCTGAGCTGTGGCGCCGGTTCGCTCTGGCCTTCCGGCGGTACGTCGCCCGGTCGGCAGGCCTCCGAGTCTCAGACCTGCGGGACGTGCTCACGGTCTCGTTCGCCAAAGTCGCCGAATACCAGCGGCGCGGCCTGGTCCACTTCCACGCCGTGATTCGGCTGGACGGTCCCGGCGGCCCTGACGCGCAACCGCCCGCCTGGGCAACCCTCGACCTCCTCAAAGCGGCCGTGGATCACTCGGTTGGAGCGGTGACGGTGTCGAGTCCAGCGGCCGGTGACGTCCCGGCCCTGACGCATGCGTGGGGCTCACAGGTCGACGTCCGGCCGATCACCACCTCCGGGGAACTGACCGATGCCGCTGTGGCGGGCTACATCGCCAAGTACGCCACCAAAGCCGCCGAATGCGTCGGCACCCTCGACCGCCGAATACGCCCCACCGACGAACTCACCGACCTACCTGTTAGCGGCCACGCCCGGCGGCTCATCGCCGAGTGCCTCCGGCTGGGCGCGCTGGAGGAGTTCGCGGGGCTGCGGCTGGCGGAGTGGGCTCACATGCTCGGCTTCCGCGGCCACTTCTCGACCAAGTCCCGCCGGTACTCCACCACCCTCGGCGCTCTGCGCATGGCACGTATCGAGCACAACCAGCAACAACACGACGAGATCACCACCGGACGGCTCCCCTTCGATGACGACCAGGTCCTGGTCGTCGCGCACTGGCGCTACCTCGGGCAAGGCATGACACCTGGCGAAGCGCTCCTCACCGCCGCACTCACCGGCAAGCCCATGCCGGCTCTCTCCACCGATGAACGGAGTTTCGCGTGCCCAAGCTCCTGCTGA